In Pseudonocardia sp. C8, one genomic interval encodes:
- a CDS encoding DUF2516 family protein: MELLYVLDQWIVFGLKILALPVGGYAFLHALRQRADAFTAAGKLTKNAWLGITGVGLLLLILTGGPMYGGAMFWLAAMVAVLVYLVDVKPAVVEVQGGGTRW; the protein is encoded by the coding sequence GTGGAACTGCTGTACGTCCTCGACCAGTGGATCGTCTTCGGGTTGAAGATCCTCGCGCTGCCGGTGGGCGGCTACGCGTTCCTGCACGCACTCCGCCAGCGCGCCGACGCCTTCACCGCGGCCGGGAAGCTGACCAAGAACGCCTGGCTGGGCATCACCGGCGTCGGCCTGCTCCTGCTGATCCTCACCGGCGGCCCGATGTACGGCGGCGCCATGTTCTGGCTGGCCGCGATGGTCGCCGTGCTCGTCTACCTCGTCGACGTGAAGCCCGCGGTGGTGGAGGTCCAGGGCGGAGGTACGCGCTGGTGA
- a CDS encoding YbaK/EbsC family protein, with product MVSWPVLGTLHAVPALDRPDLLAEPVAIALKELAADRVGVAEIDPGLADTAAFCEAYGSPLEKSANCVVVSGKRAGEVRYAACLVLATTRADVNGTVKRRLDVRKASFAPMDDAVARTGMAYGGITPIGLPADWPLWIAPGVVDAGDVVIGSGTRNGKLAVPADLLTALPNASVVDDLVR from the coding sequence CTGGTGAGCTGGCCGGTCCTGGGAACCCTGCACGCCGTCCCCGCACTCGACCGGCCCGACCTGCTCGCCGAGCCGGTCGCGATCGCGCTCAAGGAGCTGGCCGCCGACCGGGTCGGCGTCGCCGAGATCGATCCCGGGCTGGCCGACACGGCCGCGTTCTGCGAGGCGTACGGCTCGCCCCTGGAGAAATCCGCGAACTGCGTCGTGGTCTCCGGCAAGCGGGCCGGTGAGGTCCGGTACGCCGCGTGCCTCGTCCTCGCCACCACCCGCGCCGACGTCAACGGCACCGTCAAGCGCCGGCTCGACGTCCGCAAGGCCTCGTTCGCACCGATGGACGACGCCGTGGCCCGCACCGGCATGGCCTACGGCGGCATCACCCCGATCGGCCTGCCCGCGGACTGGCCGCTGTGGATCGCGCCCGGGGTCGTGGACGCCGGCGACGTCGTCATCGGCAGCGGGACCCGGAACGGCAAGCTCGCCGTCCCGGCCGACCTGCTCACCGCGCTCCCGAACGCGTCCGTGGTGGACGACCTCGTCCGCTGA
- a CDS encoding helix-turn-helix transcriptional regulator, producing MTTEPEPGDGAARSAEPAERVGHVGQVVGQAQQAVGHAVDDIGSYIRAQREAAQVSMRQLARSAGVSNPYLSQVERGLRKPSAEILQQIAKGLRISAEALYVRAGILEERPAGKVTDAVLTDPTLNERQKRVLLDVYESFRRENGLPDSTETPNETRK from the coding sequence GTGACCACCGAGCCGGAACCCGGAGACGGTGCGGCCCGGTCCGCCGAACCCGCCGAGCGAGTCGGGCACGTGGGTCAGGTCGTCGGCCAGGCCCAGCAGGCCGTCGGGCACGCGGTGGACGACATCGGGTCGTACATCCGCGCCCAGCGGGAGGCCGCCCAGGTCTCCATGCGGCAGCTGGCCCGGTCGGCAGGCGTGAGCAACCCCTACCTGAGCCAGGTCGAGCGGGGGCTGCGCAAGCCGTCCGCGGAGATCCTGCAGCAGATCGCCAAGGGTCTGCGGATCTCGGCCGAGGCGCTGTACGTCCGGGCCGGGATCCTCGAGGAGCGTCCCGCCGGGAAGGTGACCGACGCGGTGCTCACCGACCCGACCCTCAACGAGCGGCAGAAGCGCGTGCTGCTCGACGTGTACGAGTCGTTCCGCAGGGAGAACGGCCTCCCCGACAGCACCGAGACACCGAACGAGACGAGGAAGTGA